One part of the Bacteroidales bacterium genome encodes these proteins:
- a CDS encoding oligosaccharide flippase family protein codes for MQKKFLTNLSLLLFLNLLVKPFYIIGVDRGVQNAVGAEEYGFYFTILNFSIIFNILLDFGITNFNNRNIAQHQQLLNKHFSSIVILKLLLSVLYFIVIFSAGLIMKYDSRQLMLLTILGCNQFLLSFILYLRSNISGLLMFRTDSLLSVMDRVLMILFCGILLWGNVTEVPFRIEWFVYTQSAAYLLTIVVAATIVSIKAKFRKLHWNRLFFIMIIKKSFPFALLVLLMAFYNRIDSVMIERLLRDTIGNEQVGIYAQAYRLLDATNQIGYLFAVLLLPLYAHMIRQRQSVHELAKLAYTLLFVAAIMVALSALFYGEPIMRLLYPPHDLEVMVDYEARMKQSAQVFSLLMCGFLPISTTYVFGTLLTANGNLKQLNIVAAGGMILNIVLNLILVPKFFATGSAITSLATQSITALLQVLIVQHIFHFRIDYRYLLQLLVFAVGAIALGRLSLNLELHWIYSFAVMIAALVAFSVSLRLMNIKAFVRIFRGLD; via the coding sequence ATGCAGAAAAAGTTCCTGACGAATCTCAGCCTCTTGCTCTTTCTGAACCTACTGGTGAAGCCATTTTATATCATTGGCGTTGACCGTGGAGTGCAAAACGCAGTGGGCGCCGAAGAATATGGCTTCTATTTTACAATCCTGAACTTTTCTATTATTTTCAATATCCTTCTCGATTTTGGGATTACAAATTTCAACAACCGGAATATTGCCCAGCATCAGCAGTTATTAAATAAACACTTTTCGAGTATAGTGATATTGAAACTGTTACTATCGGTTTTATACTTCATTGTGATCTTCAGTGCCGGCCTTATAATGAAATACGACAGCCGTCAGCTAATGTTGCTTACAATACTTGGCTGCAACCAGTTTCTGCTGTCATTTATCCTTTATCTGCGATCCAATATTTCGGGTTTGCTGATGTTCCGGACTGACAGTTTGCTTTCAGTAATGGATCGCGTTCTAATGATTCTCTTTTGTGGCATCCTTTTGTGGGGCAATGTTACTGAAGTCCCCTTTAGAATCGAATGGTTTGTTTACACCCAATCTGCCGCATATCTATTGACTATTGTTGTGGCTGCAACGATTGTATCTATCAAGGCTAAGTTCAGGAAGTTGCATTGGAACCGCTTGTTTTTTATCATGATTATCAAGAAAAGTTTTCCGTTTGCATTGTTGGTGCTGCTCATGGCCTTCTACAACCGGATTGACTCAGTAATGATTGAGCGGCTGCTGCGCGACACCATCGGAAATGAACAAGTGGGTATTTATGCCCAGGCTTACCGTTTGCTCGATGCTACCAATCAGATCGGATATTTGTTCGCGGTACTTTTGTTGCCGCTTTATGCTCATATGATCAGGCAGCGCCAATCGGTTCATGAATTGGCAAAACTCGCTTACACATTGTTGTTTGTGGCAGCTATAATGGTAGCATTAAGCGCTTTATTTTATGGTGAACCCATCATGCGCCTGCTTTACCCGCCGCATGATCTTGAAGTGATGGTTGACTATGAAGCCCGCATGAAACAATCGGCACAGGTATTTTCGCTCCTGATGTGTGGCTTTCTGCCAATCAGTACAACCTATGTTTTTGGAACCTTGCTCACAGCCAATGGCAACCTGAAACAGTTAAACATTGTTGCAGCCGGTGGCATGATTTTAAATATTGTATTGAATCTCATCCTTGTTCCGAAATTCTTTGCTACCGGATCGGCTATCACCAGCCTTGCCACCCAAAGCATTACGGCGCTTCTGCAGGTTCTGATAGTGCAGCACATTTTCCATTTCCGGATTGACTACCGCTATTTGCTTCAGCTACTTGTTTTTGCAGTTGGGGCAATAGCACTTGGAAGGTTGTCGCTCAACCTTGAATTGCACTGGATATATTCATTTGCAGTCATGATAGCAGCTTTAGTGGCATTTTCTGTTTCACTTCGGTTAATGAACATTAAAGCTTTTGTCAGGATATTCAGAGGATTAGATTAA